gTAGAGCTCGAGGCAGTGATGCAGGCGCGCACGCGCGTGCGGCGAGTCCTCCACCTCGTTGAGGTCCTCGATCTTGGCCTCCGTGGTGGCCGCGTGCTCCACGGCGATCCTGGCCGCCAGCACGGCCAGGTTGTGGAGGTCCACGGCGTCGCGGCTCCGGGCGTCCGATGCCAGCGACGACACGCAGTGATCGTAGCTCACGCCCGCGTGGCTGCTCGCCGCCTTCCGGCACGCCTCCTCGACGGTGACCGTCGCCTGCCCGCTGCACGGCgcgacggcggtggcgaggAGAAGCGCGGCGAGGCAGAGCGGCGCGCGCGCCATGGCGGTGCTGCTGCGTCGTTCTTTCATTGCGACTAGCTTCGTTCTTCTTGCTCGATCTTGCTTGTGTACGCGCGCTCTTTATCGCCCAGGTGTGTGCGTGATGGTGGTCAAGAGCTGTGAGGTGAGGAGTTGTTCTCGGAGGTGTCCGACGCAGAACCATTCAAGAGTTCGTTGCTATTTTTGGACATGAACCATCTTGTTTCTCACCACTTTGTGCTTCCCGATCAGTATATGTATAAAGCCAGCCCCCCGTTGATATGACCACAGGGATACTGATGATTTGCAACAAGGGTTCAGGTgcagagaaaaaagaaaaaaattcacacTTTCTCTTGCTGTTCGACCTCTGCCTGAACCGGCTTCGCCGAAGCGATGGCGCTGGCAGATTCCTCTTTCTTGCCCCATAGAACAAGGTATAGTCCAAGAATCACCAGGACTGACCCTAGCACGCTGCAAGATCGACACCGAGCAACAGTGAGATTGAGCATTATTGCCTACAATTGTCAGCAGTGTGAAGGGGAACAGGGAGAGAAGATTTGACGACTGGCATGATGTTCAGTAAAAATGCGGCTGCAGTTAGGGAGCAGAGCAGAAATGTGACCTTCCAAGGTACAGTGGCTCGTGGAGGATGAACAGATCGATGCTGGCGACGAAGACCCAATACCAGATGCCACTACACCCTGAAATGCCACAAGATTTTGCATCAGTGCCCGGCCCAAAGGATAACAATCATACTAACAACAGCAGTGTAATTGTGTCTGCAAGAGATCTTACACAATACACAGCCGTGACGATCTCTATTGTCCCCTTGACAGCCCACACTGAAATGCTGCTCCTTTGTATGGACAAGGCGAGGGCTCCTGCCTGGATGAAGCTGAACAGTGACATGAACGTCGTTGCCGAGTACACAGCTGGGTATTTCCTGGTGAACTTCCTGTTCAGCAGCAGCCACAGCGAGAACCTGACAACGTTTGCGAGCATCGAGATGGAGCCCAGCACCCACCGGACAGTGCCGTGCTCTCCGGCTTGCCTGTGGCCACTGCTGGACGCTGGACTGATGGCTGACGAGGTGTTGGTCAATGCTGAACCTTGGTAGAAGGTGAGCATGATCGCTCCACCGAGTGAGACCTTGGCGCTCCCTGACTTGCTCCTCACCTCAAAGTGCTTCACACCTGAAGAATTTGTTGTTTTGAGCATATAAGTGGGACTAGTTTAAGGGAAGCGCTGAAATGATTTGTTAAAAAACCATCGAGATTATAAAGCAAGCGATGAATTGAGCTAATCTGCAGGAGACCATCAGTTGTAGCATGTACTTCGGAACCTATTTTAAGATCAATTAACTTTCTCTAGGGGGACAAAGCTGAAGTTTTCTTATAGGTGCTTTAGGACTTGGTTCATTTTAAGATCCTATAGCACTAGAtcgcatcccccccccccctcttttcgCGGTGTGACCGTGCGACTGCTTTTGTGGCATGCGTTCTCTAGTACTACTAGTGGTTTATATGAAGTGCTTGTTCGTTCTAAGAAAAGGAATAAATTATTTCACAGAATCAATTCAAACATATATTATCCATAGCAGCATACATAGCACCCTACTTGGCATGCAAATTTGCAGTCATCCGGTTTATAGTACGGATAGAGATTACAGATTTACAATAGAAATTCTTACAGTAGAGTAAAGAGTTTCAGGCTGCTGGAAGTAGTTTTTTTACCTGAAAGCGAGTGATATCAGGAAAGTAACCACTGGAGGCATATGGGAGAAAGTTGCAGCGAATGTTGCTGTCGTGTAATCCAATCCGACAAACAATGTGTACTGAAGTAGCACCGGCCTGCAGCATGCAAGAGAAAGAAACAATTAAATCTAGGACTACTGATGATGAAATCAAGGTGAATAATTGACTGTAAGTACAGTGTTTACCCAAGAACTCCACTTAGGAACATGTACACAAAGATTTCAGCTGTGAACTTTGGTCTTCTCTTCCTGAAAAAAGTACCGATTATTCTCGAAAAAAGAAGTGATCAGCAATAGTGAAATACCAACGACTAGCAGTTGCTTTACTTATTAGTTTTCTTTGCTTTTGACACTACCTTTCCTTGAAGTAGGCAATAAGGACAAGGAACACAGTGGCCACCATTTGCCGGAAAGTGATGAGGACCAGCCTGTTCATCCCCTGGTTCAGTGCCTGCTTTATCAGCGCGGTCATGATGGCGATCACGACGTTGGTGGCGACCATTGCCGCCGTCGGCATCCACTGCTCTGTGCATCCTGCATTCCACATCTCAAGCAACCAGGCTGGAGTGATGTGTGTCCCAGAACTTACTCTGATCTGATGGTTTTCTCTGAGCAATTTGCTTTGGTCGTGTCATGGTTTTATAGGGGTGGTGAGGTGCTGATGGCATCCACAAGCATGTTTCCGATTTCGTTTCGTTTTCGTAACACGTGATAAAGAGTTATGGCAAAGGTTTAGGGAGAGGACATTCAGAATATTTGCAATCTGGAAGATTTGCATGTTTGCACAAATTGTGCAACCAAATGAATGGAAGAGCCTTTTCTCTTTAGATAGTGCAATGGAACATTTTAAAGCTCCTCATCTTTTTATCAGTTTTGGCAAGTAGGCATGACTTGTGATCCTGCGTCAATCACTTCGACTGTAGAGCACTGGATGCTGTTTAAGCACTGAAACATTGGCATGAGACCGATTTAAGGACTATTTAGGAACAAGCGCCAAAATCCAATGCCCACTGTCTCTGCTTTCATCAGCTAAGATTGCTTTGAGTCCAAAGCAAATCCCAAAGCATTGATTCGCCGCCCTCACAGGAGCATGGGGTACAATCGTCGTGCGAAGAATGTATATATATTCCAGTTTCATGTTCAGTGTGACAGATAGAGATGTTCTGACGTGCTGAAGTATGAGTAACATGTGTCGTCCTTCTCTAAACTCTTTAGACTACTAAATAATTTTTGGAGAGTTTAAGATTGATAATCTTCCATGATTAGGCacattcatgtttttttttttttaggaatccACAACCATGCAAATTAGGTTAGGGTCAAATATCACGTTTCACAGGAAAAAAACACATGCTAGATCAGAAATAATAGTttggaataaaaaaagaaaagaaagaaagaaattaaaataaaaaaacaaatactaGCAGTAGCATTAATTATACATCCCTCTTAGTATTTCCATCTAGGAGTAGGAGAGTAAGCAGGAAAGTACATCATGTTTCACAATCCAAGCATTGTTTATTTTGGTCCTCATGATTTGACTTGCATCTCCTTGTCCTCTTCATCCTCTTCTTTGGCAGATGCTACCGAAGCATCCCTCTTCTTTCCCCACAGCAGAATATAGAGGCCCAGAATCATCAGCATGGATCCCAGCACACTGCAAGGatagaaacaaaataaaaaagtgatggAATTTGGTCAATCCATTGCAATTCCAGCACTGCAAAAACTCAGCCATGACTTGAAAATGATGTATATATGTATCTTTGCACACTTGATGGATAcacttttttttggttttttgtttAGTGACATGAAGAAAATTCTGAGAACCGACGGCTTCTTGATCTGATGATTAAGGCAGAGGTTACCTTCCAAGGTAGATGTTCTCATGGAGAAAGAAGAAATCAATCATGGCAACCATGATCTGAATGACAGGAATGAAGGCTGAAGTAAACACCGGCCCTCTCTTCTCGACGCACCATGTCATCAGTACGTAGCCCACTCCAGACCCCAAAATTCCCTGAGATATGAACATTTATTCGAATGTTTGGTTCAAGAAGGGAAATGATATATGCGCtaaatttttattataaatagTCTGCAAACGATGATATGACAAGTCCTGATCAAATCTTGATTTGCTTTAAGTTGTGATCGCGTAAATCTAAGAATGATTATTTGGTTTTTAATGCTTTTCTAAGAAAACGTGTGTCAAGAATTGTCTGCTAAGTTTTCCAAGAATTGTCTGCTAAGTTTTCCAAGAATTGTCTGCTAAGTTTTCCAAGAATTGTCTgctaagttttctaactttttgtTGGTCAAGTGCTACAGGTGCTTTGAAGGATTGGCTTCAAATTCTTCATGTTTATGCGAAAAACAGAGGCTTACTTCCATTGTTTAACAACCTCGGGCCGTGTCTTTACCACATTAGTCTTTATCTGAAAAGCTACTTTGCAATTAATCAAAGTACTGTTATTTCCATGCCTATCAGGGCTTCACCAAATAGGAAAAGgagtttttattctttttaatgAGAACAGTAGGAAAGGATCCTAAGAGAACTTTTAAGAATAGGAACAAAAGCAGTGTAAAGATACCAATATAAAATGACATGAAAAATAATGTCATCTTACTGTATATAAGACTGTGACAATCTCCATCGGCCTTGTCAGAACCCACACTGAAGCTCGCCTTTGTATTGCCGCCGTCAGGCCCCCGCCTTGCAGTGAGCTGATCAAGAACATGTAAGCAGTGCTGGAGTACAGCGCCGGGTACTTCTTGGTGAGCCTGGACTGCAGCAGAAGCCAGAAGGAGAAGCACAGGCAGTTTGCCAGTAATGCTACAGTGCCCAGGGTCCAGCTCTTCTTGCCCGACTCTGCTGCTGCAGCATGGTGACCTGGGCTCACTGAGGGCTCAGCCTGGTGTGTCAAGGCCACACCCTTGTAGAGTGTAAGGAGCATGACACCGGCGAACGACATGAGCGTTCCGACTATCTTTGCGACTCCTGCATTGCTCTTCATGTTCAGTGACTCAACCCTGCATGAAAGAAGTAGTAGCATTCTAGAGTTTCAGACAACACAGGAAAACCAAGTGCAGGAAAGGACCAGGTTTGGATTTATACTGGAGCACCTTAGCACGACTGCAATGAGGAAAGTGAGCACAGGAGCCATGTTGGTGAAAGTTATAGCGAATGTTGCGGTCGTGTACTGCAACCCGTAGAAGAAGGTGTACTGAGAGAGCGCGGCGCTAAACATGATAAAGGAAAATAAAGGAATCAAGTAGAATAATTCATATGAAGAATAGTAGCCAAGTCATACTAATATGAGCAAGTGATTGTgaggtcaattttttttttctagaatatgCAGGAGAGTTACGTATCTTTTTATTAGAACAGAAAAAAGGTATTGCGAGGTCATGTTTGTTACTGTACCCAAACGCTGCACTGAAAAAGAGGTACACGAGGATCTCCAGCGTGAGCTTAGGCCTTGTGCTCCTGAAAACAAAGTCGAGAAATTCAGCATTACAGCCTAAGTTCTGAGCCGTGATCATTTGCTGAAAGTCACATTTATGCATATACCGTTCTTTGAAGTAGGCAATCGGAGCAAGGAAGACTGTGGCCACCAGTTGTCGCAGTGTGATGAGTACTAGACGGTCGAGCCCCTCCTCGAGCGCCTTCTTGATCAAGGCTGTTGTCGCAGCAGAGATGAGGTCAAAGACTAGCATTGCGATCACCGGTTTCCACTCATCGATGTGCGCCATCCCCCACATTGCTGTTTCAGATTCTAAATCTTTGACCTCTTTGCCTACATTGAGATAACAAGCTCTTGTATGGACTATTTATAGTCCTCGCTTCACTTATTAGTGCTTCTGAAAAAAAAGGAGATGTGACAGAATATGGGCAATTACTCTTTATTCAAAAAGTAAGAAAGGTGCTATACTGATTAACACATATATTCAACTGGGAAAAGCACATATGAGAGactcagaatcaaatcagcgtATAAATGTGAAAGTAAAGAATCCTTAAACAGTCCATGTTGACATTAATTTTTCTCTTCAGCACCATGAAAAGTTACTGAGATGCCATATACAATATCATTGCCAAGATTTTTTGACCAGCGCAAATGTCTCCTTTGTCGCGAAGTTGAGAGTGTAGGTGGAAGACATTTgagaaagattaaaaaaattagaaaaagtaGGGAGCACTCAGCACTACTGAAATGAAGCTTATggaagcaccaaaaagagctTAGCCCAATTGTTAATTTGCACAGTTTGGTGAGTGTTGGAAAGTCCTGCCTGGCCTACAAACTTGACGCCTTTCGAATCAGTGATGAGCATGCACTAGTATTCAGTAGCGAGAAAAGGCGCTATTACCCAATCCTAAGGAAAGCAGGAAAGGTAGTAGGGAGATCACCCAGTATATATGAAAGTCTCTGCCTCATCCACCACCTTTGATGATCACCTCACCCTCACCTGCATATAGTATATACTACTCACTCTTGTTGCTTTGGTGGTGCATCAGTATCAGCATCACTGGCTATCTAATGCTAGTGATCGAGGGATGGCATAGGCTCATATCGATAATGCATGAAAAATGTGTCGATCGGATACGGTATATCGTGCATGCAAGCCATGGTGGTACTGCACCTGGCTGCAACTGCATTTGTTCATGATGCAGCAAGTGCCCAGCGgcaggtgggggtggggggtcATCCCCGACAAGTGCTAGTAGACCTAGACAGGCGTAGTACTGTACTGCGGCAAAAGTTCTTTGAAATCTCAGCAATTGCAGACAACAAGCACATTGTGTAGTGAGGACCTGTCCAATGGTCATTTTCAGTAGTATTAGTAACCGCAAGTTAACCACTTGCTTCTACAAACATTATGCCTGACTTGTGCATATTTAATTTGAGATAAAATATAGAGATTGAACTCTGAAGCTCGTAATAGCACATTATGAACTGAGCACCAGATGCCCAAATACCAATGGTCACTTTCAGTAGTACAGGGTACAGCAATAGGTAGACCACTCGGTACTACTGCAACTCTGAATACTCTGGATTCAGAATTCAGAGACGATCCCGAAGCACACAATTCTTGAAGCAACACATACAAGTAAAAATCACGTAGATAGATACCCTATATATGATTTCGCAAAGTGCTTACCCTCCATACTGATGATAAAGCTTGGCCTTTAGCTATTCTCCTTTTGCATTCGCAATAATGTCACTTTTCTTTTGTCTTTTGGAGAAAAAAGATGATACATGCATACGAGATTTGATATTGGATCCGCTCTTATCAGAGCATCTTGCAAAAAGGAGACCTTTAACAGCCatgatcaacaacaacaaagtgcTCACTGCAATCAGCCACGCGTTGTGAGCTTGTGATAGGGTGGGGCGTCAGCTTCGCGGCTTGTACGGCATGCATGCAGGCTTGTTAACTGTAGTTGGATGCATGACAGCATGAGCATGATAATGTTATTGGTATCTTTGCTTTACCTCTTGGAAGACGCATGGTCATTGGTCTCCTTTTTGTGTTGAGGCTTGGAAAGTGAAGCAATTAAAGGCAAAGTGTAGCAACCGACCTTGCACGTGAATTAAGTTGGTCTGAAGAAGAAAGGATAGGTGATCAGGGATTCCTGCAGCAATGATCTGGCCAGGGTagtgtttttcttcttccttgagtGGGAATTTTCTTTTGAGAGGATCTGGCCAGATTATCTACACATGCAGAggcaactttttttttcagagagaGAAACATGCAGAAgcaggggtttttttttttgacaatggAGGAGCAGTTTTTCTTGGTgaactcttgtttgttgggctTACTGGGCCTGATGTTGGGCCTAGACTTCTTTTTGAAGAGGGAAATGAAACTTGGGCCGGGCTTTTTGCAACCAGAGTAGGAcccaaagagagagagagagagagaggcgggcCAGAGGGACAAGGCGGTTGGCCCATCCATGGAGA
The sequence above is drawn from the Phragmites australis chromosome 10, lpPhrAust1.1, whole genome shotgun sequence genome and encodes:
- the LOC133931010 gene encoding WAT1-related protein At3g30340-like, producing the protein MLKTTNSSGVKHFEVRSKSGSAKVSLGGAIMLTFYQGSALTNTSSAISPASSSGHRQAGEHGTVRWVLGSISMLANVVRFSLWLLLNRKFTRKYPAVYSATTFMSLFSFIQAGALALSIQRSSISVWAVKGTIEIVTAVYCGVVASGIGSSSPASICSSSTSHCTLEAC
- the LOC133930294 gene encoding WAT1-related protein At4g01440-like is translated as MWNAGCTEQWMPTAAMVATNVVIAIMTALIKQALNQGMNRLVLITFRQMVATVFLVLIAYFKERKRRPKFTAEIFVYMFLSGVLGPVLLQYTLFVGLDYTTATFAATFSHMPPVVTFLISLAFR
- the LOC133931009 gene encoding putative invertase inhibitor; amino-acid sequence: MKERRSSTAMARAPLCLAALLLATAVAPCSGQATVTVEEACRKAASSHAGVSYDHCVSSLASDARSRDAVDLHNLAVLAARIAVEHAATTEAKIEDLNEVEDSPHARARLHHCLELYNAAADVLRDALDNLHAHIYGKASQQLAAALGASESCEDVWKGEERVPVAGHDREYGRMALVALGLTSGIV
- the LOC133931012 gene encoding WAT1-related protein At3g30340-like, giving the protein MWGMAHIDEWKPVIAMLVFDLISAATTALIKKALEEGLDRLVLITLRQLVATVFLAPIAYFKERSTRPKLTLEILVYLFFSAAFGAALSQYTFFYGLQYTTATFAITFTNMAPVLTFLIAVVLRVESLNMKSNAGVAKIVGTLMSFAGVMLLTLYKGVALTHQAEPSVSPGHHAAAAESGKKSWTLGTVALLANCLCFSFWLLLQSRLTKKYPALYSSTAYMFLISSLQGGGLTAAIQRRASVWVLTRPMEIVTVLYTGILGSGVGYVLMTWCVEKRGPVFTSAFIPVIQIMVAMIDFFFLHENIYLGSVLGSMLMILGLYILLWGKKRDASVASAKEEDEEDKEMQVKS